The Pseudoliparis swirei isolate HS2019 ecotype Mariana Trench chromosome 19, NWPU_hadal_v1, whole genome shotgun sequence genomic sequence GACACGTGGGTTTAATCTGAAATACGATATTTAAAACCTCTAAACTCCGCACGAGAACACCGTGCGCATGTCGGGCTGTGCGTTACGTGCACACTGGAGTCGGTCGCCGCGGGGGGCCACAATCCCGCGTCCTCATCCCCACTTCACTTTCTTTTGAATGGGACCACGTCTCAGCGCGGCTGTGCGTCGGAGCCGCAGGAGAGCGCAGCGCACGGTTTGCGGCGCAGACGCGAGCAGATCGGCGGGGAGGACTCCAGTGAGAGCGCGTCGGTCGGCGGCTGCGACATGTGgacgctgctgtgtgtgtgatgacttcACTCAGCGACGTGGAaccaggcgcgtctctaggatttggatacatccggggcttagccagtgcgagcgttgttacgtgcgcctgctgccagtctgactccgctgttttggttgaaaacattcggggctaatgataaaacatccggggctttagccccgggttttttagcctagggacgccactgcgtGGAACCACCGGAGAATCCACCGGGGCCGCTCTCCGGTTGGCTTTGGGGACTCGGTGCGCTTTGGATTTACTTTGCGCTCCTCGCGGACGCGACGGGacgtttattttgaaatctAGAACCCCGAGCGACAGCTGGCAGGTGAGTCTGTGAGGATGGAGATTAAAGAGATGTGCTCATGCTTTTGCACGTAAGGTGTGTAACTTTTTGTAATAACATTTGGAAAATCCATTTTTGGGAACATCTGCATGCCAAAGCGCAATATAATCCGCTACACAATCAGAATTTATGAACAATTAACtaaaataaagttgtttttttaaccagtGTTGCATTTTACAAGACAACAATGAATTATCTAAATGAAAACAGATGTATCCGATGTTGCGTAATGCGTGTGTGTAATTCCGCAGGAGCGAACAGGCAGAGGCGCTCAGGTCATCACGTTGACTTATTCTCTGCAGCTCAAATGATGTCGAATCACCGAGTCGGAGGGAAGAAGTTCTGCCCGGCGACGCTTTGCCTCCGACGCCTCGTCCCTCATCCCTTATCAGAAGACACGGCGATGGCCATATATGGCGAGGTTGAAGCGCGGGAGCCTCCGAGGTTCTGCTCGGCGCGGATGTAACTTGTTCGGGGATGGATCTCGTGAACCTCACGACCGTCGCGGACGCCGGGTTCCTGGACGAGGCTCCGCCCAGCCGCGTCCTCACCGGCTGCTTCCTCTCGCTGCTCATCCTCGCCACGCTGCTGGGCAACACGCTGGTCTGCGCCGCCGTCACCAAGTTCCGCCACCTGCGCTCCAAAGTCACCAACTTCTTCGTGATCTCGCTGGCCGTGTCGGACCTCCTGGTCGCCGTGCTGGTGATGCCGTGGAAGGCGGCGACGGAGATCGCCGGCTTCTGGCCGTTCGGCTCCTTCTACGACACCTGGGTGGCCTTCGACATCATGTGCTCCACGGCGTCCATCTTGAACCTCTGCGTGATCAGCTTGGACCGCTACTGGGCCATCTCCAGCCCCTTCCGCTACGAGAGGAAGATGACGCCCCGGGTGGCCTGCGTGATGATCGGCGTGGCCTGGACGCTGTCCGtgctcatctccttcatcccgGTGCAGCTCAACTGGCACAAGGCCCAAAGTAAACCCCACGCGGCTCACCTCcccggctcctcctcttcctcttccggcGCTAACGCCACGTCTGAGAACTGCGACTCCAGCCTGAACCGGAGCTACgccatctccacctccctcaTCAGCTTCTACATCCCCGTGGCCATCATGGTGGCCACCTACACGCAGATCTACCGCATCGCCCACCGGCAAATCCGCCGCATCTCCGCCCTGGAGCGAGCGGCGGCGAGCGCCAAGAACCGACACGACAGCGTGGGCGGGGCCTCCAGCGTCGGCGAGTCCGAGAGCTCCTTCAAAGCGACGTTCAAGAGGGAGACCAAGGTGCTGAAGACGCTGTCGGTGATCATGGGCGTGTTCGTGTGCTGCTGGCTGCCGTTCTTCATCCTCAACTGCATGGTGCCCTTCTGCGAGCAGCCGAGCGGCGGCGAGGGCGGCGAGGGCGGCGAGGGCGGCGAGGCCTTCCCCTGCATCAGCCCCGCCACGTTCGACGTGTTCGTGTGGTTCGGCTGGGCGAACTCCTCCCTCAACCCCATCATCTACGCCTTCAACGCCGACTTCCGCAAGGCCTTCTCCATCCTGCTGGGCTGCAGCCGGCTGCATCCAGGAGGCCACAACAAGaagtgactctctctctctctctctctctctctgtctctctctctgtctctctctctctctcgctctgtctctctctctctctgtctctctctctctctgtctctctctctctctgtctctctctctctctctctctctctctctgtctctctgtctctctctctctctctctctctctctctctctctctctctctgtctctctctctgtctctctctgtctctctctgtctctctgtctctctctctctctctctctctctctgtctctctctctctctctctctctctctctctctctctctctctctctgtctctctctctctctctgtctctctctctctctgtctctctctctctctctctctctctctctctctctctctctcgtgtctctgactctctctctctctctctctctctctctgtctctctctctctctctctctctctctctctctctgtctctctctgtctctctgtctctctctctctctctcgctcctctcgcaGCGCTGACTCATCTTCGCCGTTTTCCCGCGGACGCCGGTCTGATCGCTGGAGACTCTCGGTGCGACTGAAGGGATGCGGCGACCCCGCACGTACCCCCCTGTTTGCATGAggcggcgggggggagggggggggatttagGGATTGAGATGAAGGCGGCCCGCCGATGTGCCATGGGGCGCCGACATGCCCCTGGGATGGATAATCCCACGACCGGGCAGCACGCACCACTCTTCAGtaccatctcacacacacacacactcagaacacGCTGCTCCCGATACAGCGTGGCGGCGGCGCCCAGCGTGCACGCGGGGAAATGGCGTCCCTCGCTACGTTTACATCTCAAGGACGACCTCCACAGCAGATGTTATTCCACATCTGGATCCATCCGTCAACGCCGTGGTTTTCAAAGCGTTCTGTGAAGTCGACGCTCGTGGGAACTGAGGTCTGGATCTGTTTGGGGAGTGAACGTGGAGGACGCAGCTCGCCACGCCGACGTCTCCTCCTCACGTGGAATCATCACGACCTCAAACGGACGCAGCAGAGATTCTCATAACACGTTGTGTGTCGTGTGTTTAAAGGAGAAGTGTTGCTCCTACGTTTGACTGTTGTGCTCGTTTTAGGAGCTGATAAAGAATTGTAATTCACTAAATTATGACGGATCGGTATTTAAGACTCTTACAAGAAAATCCCTCCTCGAGAAATCCAGATCTTTTGATGTATCTTCACTCAGTCAGATAAAGCGCTGAAAAACATCTAAATATAGCCTCAAAAAATGAAACGGATGTTGATTTTAATGTGATATATCGCCAAGAGGCCGTGCACGAGAAGAAGCTCAACAGCTAACATTGTTCTTGTGTGTCTACGCTCCCGAAGAAGCAAAGATGGAATCCCAAAATATGAGTTCAGAAGATGTTGTGGGCGAGGATGGAAACTCTTCAGGGTTTCTGACTCTTGTGTATTAATTCGAGCCAGAATCGACACACGGCTGAATCAATACGACGGCGTGCATCAGGATGTGTAGGGAGCTCTGGAATGAGCAGCTGGCCCACAATGCATCCTGGTACATGGAGGAAAACACAACTCACCACGTTTACCATCGACAATAATTACACAGAAACGTAAAAAGTGGACGACtttctctttaaataaataattcctGTCTTTTTGAAGTGTGACAACCTGACAGAGACGTGGAGACTCGAGGAAGTCATTGCGCAACAATAGGCATAACCCCATAATATGGTTTAACAAATAAGAAATAACAAGTAAATAAGTTATCTTTAGAGATGCTGGAGCACtttgtacattttatattctaGCCAGTGCCAGGATAGCCGGTTCCCACTCATTCaattctttatgctaagctataagcTAACACTAGCTTCACAAATATGAGCGTGACGTTGATCTTCTGGAATAAACTAAATGTGAAAGCGGTCCTTTAACTCAATGAGTGCAATAGTTTCATGACAGATAGATATTAGAGTCTACGACCCAAGAATGATCCTATAAGACGACGCGTTGGGGGAAGAGGATGAATTTATactgtgtttatttttacatgTGCTAACTAGCTTCATTCGTTAGCTTCAGTGACTCAAACAAAAGACGTAGATGTTTGTACCTGGCtgaaacaatatatttataatatgtgtgttttgttttgttctattCGTGGCAGAATAAACCGtcaggagaaaaaaacagaaactgtTGTGAATTGTCTGCTTCAGCCATGTGGAAGCAGCTTAATGGAAGTCTATGTGACCAGCTTGTGAAatagaccgtgtgtgtgtgtgtgtgtgtgtgtgtgtgtgtgtgtgtgtgggtgtgtgcgtgcgtgtgtgtgtgtgtgtgtgtgtgtgtgtgtgtgtgtgcgtgtgtgtgtgtgtgtgactttgacCGCCACAGATCAAACCTCCCGGAGCACTTTTCACACCATGAGTCTAAAGGGTCAAACTTAACGGGATCAGCTGTGTCTCACGTCCCTGTGACATAACCGCCGTTGGTAAAGGGACCAATCAGGACGCGGCGTCTCACCTTTTGGGCGCTCGCTGCACTAAAGTGCTTTTCCACCCCGAACAATGGACTGAACTCCTGCAACAATCGATACACTGGAACTAAACATGCATTTTGGGTCAGAgctgaaggaaggagaggagtgagCTGCGCTGCTCAGCTATTCAGATTAAATGCTGGAGGAATCTGACGAGCGGGTTTCTGCGACGCGTTTCTTAAATGATGAATTAAATCAAaatttaaagattaaaaaatGCGTCTTTAGTCTCCCAGACCTGATTAATATCTCTGCAGCCGTCTTCAATAACCATAAAGCTGTGGATCAGATTAATTTGGGAGTGGAACAGTTGTTACGGCTCGTCTCATCGACGTTAAACGAGTCGCTCAAGATGTCGAGGACAGAGTCTCATCACGGAGAGTTGCTGCTCGTTAGGAATCTGATGAAGTGAAACATGCTGTGAGGATGACGCCTCTTCTCTCTgctgcacacatgaacacagtcgTTCTTTAAGGGGCCTTTAGGGGTCCTTTAAGGGGCCTTTATGGGTTCTTAAAGGGGCCTTTAGGGGTTCTTAAAGGGTGCTTTAAGGGTCCTTTAGGGGTTCTTAAAGGGTGCTTTAAGGGTCCTTTAGGGGTCCTTTAAGGGGCCTTTAGGGGTTCTTAAAGGGTGCTTTACAGgttcttaaagggttctttaatGGTCCTTTAGGGGTGCTTTAAGGGTGATTTAAGGGTTCTTAATTAAAGGGTTCTTCAAGGGTTCTTTAATGGTCCTTTAGGGGTGCTTTAAGGGTTCTTAATTAAAGGTTTCTTAAAGGGTTCTTAAAGGGTTCTATGAGGGTTCTCCAGGCCGTTGTCCTTTGAGGGTTCTTTGAGGGTTCTTAaagggttcttaaatggttcttaatTAAAGGGTTATTTGAGGGTTCTTTAAGGGTTCTTATAGGGTTCCCTTGAAGGTTCtttcagggttctttaagggtTGTATGAGGGTTCTTTAAGGGTTCTTATAGGGTTCCCTTGAAGGTTCtttcagggttctttaagggtTGTATGAGGGTTCTTTAAGGGTTCTTATAGGGTTCCCTTGAAGGTTCtttcagggttctttaagggtTCTATGAGGGTTCTCCGGGCCGTTGTCCTTTGAGGGTTCTCCGTCCTTGTGGAAACGTCCTCGAGGTGCAAAGGAAGCAGCAATTAATGTGACTGACATCATTCAGAGTGATGGCTGAGGCGGCGAcagggagtgagtgtgtgtctgtgtgtgtgtttgtgtgtgtgtgtctgtatgtgtgtatgtgaacaagatgtgcgtgtgtgtgagtctatgtgtgtgcatgtgtgtgtgtgtgtgtgtgtgtgtctgtgtgtgtgtgaaaagagaaatgttttgtgtgtgttttccgtgtgtgtgtgtgtgtgtgtatgtgtgtgtgtgcgtctgtgtgtgtcccctgtGAGTCCCTACACCATCAACCCTGTAAATAAGTCGTTCATTTCTTAAACCTTAAACATCGAGCCGCTGACCCTCGCCGCCTCGTCGTGTTTCTGGAGCAGCGAAGTCAGACGTGGCTTCAGAGGAAACTCACGACCGGCCCTGAGGGAAGATTTactgagacagggagagagagacagagagagagagagagggatagagagagagggatagagagagacagagagagagagagagagacaaagagacacacagtctTATGTAAGTATCAAGCAAAGGCCCCTGAAGGATGCTGGGTAATCATCACCTgagtctctcagtctcacctggACGTGGATCCATGACGTCACGATTTCCTTTTCCGCCTCTTTTCACTCGAGATCTCATgcaattaaaatgcaaataaataatttgCAATAATCTGTAAAACTCTgcattaaatatgaattattcaCTCGGAGCCTAAAGCACGTTTAATATCTTCACGCGACACAGAGATGCCGACATGttgaataatattaatattgactgaaggtttcttccatttttccccGTGAACATTGTTCCCGGGCcgttgtgaggtcaaaggtcagggatgtcgactGTCGAGCCCGCGGAGGGGAATTCATAATTTGCGCTATTGGGTAATaaaacataaactgaattgtattaaTCTAATTATTAATACTCGTATAGTGTCGGTGACTCGTCTCCCTGTGGAGGTAAACAGATGTTCATGTGAtgtaaaagggggaggagcctctctgTTTCTGTGGGCGTGTCTTCAATGTGTCATTTGCTCATCTGGGAATCCGCTTAATTTCTAGTTTTAAGTACATTTTTCTGCACTGATTCATAACGTGAGATCGCCCCTCCCTCcactcctcttcatctctctcccccctcctcccccctttctgTTGATGTTGGTGCTGCCGGCCGTCACTCCGACCGGCTCCAGTGGAGAGGACAGGACCTCTGACCCGCCCACTGGGAAGGGAGCAAGGGaacgaggggagagggaggatcaCACACAGACCGGAGAGAGGGAATTACTGCAGAggacggaaagagagaggggggggagaggagagagagagaggagggggaggagagagagagaagagagagagaggagagagagagaggagggggagaggaggaggaggagagagagagatagaggagaaagaggagagagaagagagagagggggggggggagagagagtgaggcgagaaggagaggaagagaggggggggggagagagagagatatatatacactgtatatatatatatacgcagtatatatatatacacagtatatatatactgtatatacacagtatatacagtatatatacacagtattgtgtatatatacacagtatatacagtatatacacagtattgtgtatatacacagtattgtgtatatatatacacaatactgtgtatatatatatatactgtgtatatatacacagtatatatatatatacagtatatatacagtatatatatatacagtatatatatacagtatatatatactgtatatatatactgtatatatatacacagtatatgtatactgtgtatatatatactgtatatatatactgtatatatctgtgtacacagtatatatatacacggtatatattcaattcaattcaattcagtttatttgtatagcccaatttcacaaattacaaatttgtctcggagtgctttacaatctgtacacatagacatccctgccccaaaacctcacatcggaccaggaaaaactcccaaataacccttcaggggaaaaaaagggaagaaacctggaggagagcaacagaggaggatccctctcctaggatggacagatgcaatagatgtaatgtgtacagaaggacagatttagagttaaaatacattcaatgaatatgacagagtgtatgaatagttcatagtaggcatattccacgatggagacctccacgatccatcaggcagatggcggtggggaggaggagtggcggagtctcaacaggacagtggcgtagtcatgagcaggaattccacgacccagacgatccatcaggcagataggatctatgccgtctcatagggtccgatgaccccatgagacgtaaagtcaaggacttcgggagaaagcagagttagtaacgtgtgattgagagatgaaaatgcatc encodes the following:
- the LOC130209731 gene encoding D(1) dopamine receptor-like encodes the protein MDLVNLTTVADAGFLDEAPPSRVLTGCFLSLLILATLLGNTLVCAAVTKFRHLRSKVTNFFVISLAVSDLLVAVLVMPWKAATEIAGFWPFGSFYDTWVAFDIMCSTASILNLCVISLDRYWAISSPFRYERKMTPRVACVMIGVAWTLSVLISFIPVQLNWHKAQSKPHAAHLPGSSSSSSGANATSENCDSSLNRSYAISTSLISFYIPVAIMVATYTQIYRIAHRQIRRISALERAAASAKNRHDSVGGASSVGESESSFKATFKRETKVLKTLSVIMGVFVCCWLPFFILNCMVPFCEQPSGGEGGEGGEGGEAFPCISPATFDVFVWFGWANSSLNPIIYAFNADFRKAFSILLGCSRLHPGGHNKK